acgtatattgatttttcattcagccacgttttcactggcagcgtggaagtgtgcagtttaaagaaaaatgttttcgctgcaggagatatacacattctacgtacacgaaataatacatcgtgaccagacagaagcgaatatggctttcgataaacaggtttggggaaaaggttattcacaagtgcagcggttaaatttgttctgtcaatagtatacaaatactctaaggtaaacctggctttcaaaaaactggcagtatcaacaatttcctttaggaatccccgcaacggcaattccttagcaacgcttgttgtgacatgaataaaaggaaggtggtaacaaagacggttacgaagaaccgctaattgaaatgggtggcacacatccttgaggtagaaaaatcgcaacaccaactgtcgcacgaacaaatgcacaaggccgaggccacccttttcgagtggaagaaaaagattgtctcttttcataggttcccaggaagagctccaaataaagcaggcaaatatcctatgaaaggcttgaatgtgtacccgagagcaatgcaacacctgcagaatataaataagcttcgatacaaggaatatattgcacgctttcgctctggcaaaaatggaaagctcccgtccgtgccatgttgccacctttcggcggatcgtagttatcgctgcggtccagtgtgggccgctgttacgatagttatcgagaggcacaccgaggtatttcataggagtcacattccaatgaatatttgcgaagaccgaagaagttgtagcccacatgcctagccagaatccactacttttatcaaaatttatgctggcgccagcgacttcacagaaacgtaaagtagtgttgactgcttcttgaacgctgggtttatcagcgcaaaagaaggcaatgtcatctgcataagctagaactttaacttcctcagcatcatatcggtagcctgttatgctggactttagaagcacacttaaacataatggttccaaataaattgcaaaaagcaaaggtgacaacggacatccctgacgtacagatgaatttaactctattatattggaaagtgtgcgatttacaattagccttgttgtgcacttcttataacagagtgagataccattgtatagtacatcacccaactgcaggtgtcttaggagccggaacaaaaaaatatgctgtaccttatcaaatgcttttgcaaggtctatttgaaggagggctacttggttcatgctaccatctatacactcaagaactgaacgtgcaatatgtatgtttgtctgtatagagcgaccatgaattccacatgtttggtggtcacctacacttttagtaatcactgtctgtagccgatttgtcaacaatttagcaaatattttgtagtcaacgttacataacgatataggcctgtatTCGTTAACTCTCTTTAATGCGTTAGGATCAGCACTTTTTGGGATTATTGTCGTATGgctctgatagaaagaaggaggaagttcaccatggtcataagcctctttaaaaagttgctcaaggaaaggtatcagaagttcctgaaaagctatgtaaaattcaccactaaggccatctgggccaggagttttgtttttctgcaacgttgttattgcaaatctaatttcctctctggttattggcccctctacagggagtctatcatcatcttgtaactgaggcataagggcaatgaagtggttagcttcttcctcaaaatcctcctgaagctcagccgcggtgaacaaacatttgtaataatcttcaaatgcagctcttatttcacatgtctctgtgcaaagagaaccccgcgactcaatttgcagtatctgtttagaaagtgcatatctcttttcatccccAAGGGATTTTTAGTGGGTTTCTCttcagtgaaatgggtaacacgggaacgaatcttagctcctctgtataaatctgtatcaaatttttgtatctgtgctcgaatcacatttatttcgtccccgtacaatcccggctgttcactttcaaaagtatggagcttatgaagtaaatcataaagatagcgcttttcagctttttttctttgcgctatttcgcatgaaatactaattgcctgatacttgactctttctttgaacctttcccattGAGCGAAAATTGGTAACTGTCGACACCGTTATGCCTCTTGTACcgattcttttactattttaacaaaacaatcttcgcgcaacaactgaacgttaagcttccataggtcccagtttagaggggttttacgaaaatttttaggaccccaagaaacagtgaccaagcaatggtctgtaaaaaatatgggctttacagcataattatgaatgtgagaccataagcttagagatacatatacacggtcaagccgagcatgagagatgccttgaaagtgcgtgaacctcaccgaagaaggtgcatgcgctcccacatctattaaattgtggtcattcaatagTTTCTGCAATAAGGCTGCACTTGCGTCATAACGATTTGTTATGTATGAATGATCTCTAGCGtcacaaacacaattaaagtctccaaaaactaccaaagttctgtcagtgtttagtagcgaagttaaagaaaggaaaaaagaattcctttcattcactttggagggagcatagacacagataaacctccAATTATGGGAATGAAAAGATAAGTCGCAACAAATGAGGCGTCCTTTCCCATCAACATGTAGTGACGTCAAAATATGATTCAAGTGCTTTCTAATTAATAAAAAGCATCCAGCGGATGCACCACGTGCTGGGCTGATGTATAAATTGTAATCACGAAAAACTTCCAGTGCAAGATCGGCGTCACGAGCAGCGGAAATCTTAGTCTCCTGCACTGCAAGTACATCTATGTTGTACtgctcaagcacgtggcgcaactgccactgacgccttacattcctcaagccacgtacgttgagtgtcgctacacacatggGAAACGTTAGCGCGGTAGCCATTTTGATATCTTACTACTTTTGTAGGTCACCTTTAGCCACAGGCCAACCTGTGGCTTTACCTCCTTTGCACTTTTTAGGAGCACTTTCCTCAGGACTCTGGCATAGGCGGCGCGTCTCTCGGTCCCCAAAGAAGGTGACACGTGGACCTCACGAAGACACTTGCTCTGTCGTGTCTGGCGCACTCGttgttgcttcatcggtgaccgATGCCTGACGCTTCCTTATCTGACTGCAATCCATTCCTTCTTGTTCCTCATTGTCAGGAGGCTTGTCCTTAAGGCCTTCCAAGTGGTGTTCGTCAGCAGCATTTCATTCATTTATGCTTTCACTGGCGTCGTTAGCGGTGTTATTTTGCGTTCCAAGGGTATCCATGGACAAGTGTTCCGCTTCCTTTAAGGCACCTTCTGCTCCTCCCGCTGCTTCTCCtgtcgcatcaactacctcagtgaCATCCATAAGATGATCGTGACGTTGGTCTTCTGTCCCTTGTCCAGAACGGAGTTTGTTGGCATAAGTTGACACACAGGCATCCGAcgagtgaccaaaacgctggcattgcaagcacctcggtgttttgcactgtcgtcgtacatgccccactcgcttgcaccgaagacacagtggaGGCCTACCGGGAATAAGTACGAGGCATTGGTGACCATAAATTGACATAAGGTGTGGTATTGAGCTCACAGTGATGGTGTCcttgagctccaaggcaacgtCTCTATTTGTTGTCATCCATTGTTCCATTCCTGCACATCTCCATGCCTCTCTTTCAACGGACTTCACAACGCCGTAAGCTTGGAATGCCTCTTCAACACGTCGCGATTCAAGATGAGGCGGAAGCCAAGGTAGTTTCAGCCTAATATTCTTGGTCTCCGGATCTAGCACCATGCACTTCAGCCCTTTTACACGGAGCTCACCACAAGTAACGAGTTTCTGTTTCGTCATGCTGTTTGCACACGTAACCATCCATACATGGCTCATTTGATACTGGCCAACTCCAATAATGTCCGCTGTGCTCACCACCTTAAGCAGCGCGTCTTGAAAGTCAGGGGCACGGTACGGCCTACCACTCAAGTCGGCATGAAGGAAAACGGAATTCAAAACATCGTTACCGGTTGGAAGACGTGGCAGGACGACTTTATAGCTTGAGTCTTCATCATGAAACGGAGTCGATGATCCTCGGCCG
The sequence above is drawn from the Rhipicephalus microplus isolate Deutch F79 chromosome 3, USDA_Rmic, whole genome shotgun sequence genome and encodes:
- the LOC142803077 gene encoding uncharacterized protein LOC142803077, which encodes MLSAGNSVSANGRGSSTPFHDEDSSYKVVLPRLPTGNDVLNSVFLHADLSGRPYRAPDFQDALLKVVSTADIIGVGQYQMSHVWMVTCANSMTKQKLVTCGELRVKGLKCMVLDPETKNIRLKLPWLPPHLESRRVEEAFQAYGVVKSVEREAWRCAGMEQWMTTNRDVALELKDTITVSSIPHLMSIYGHQCLVLIPGRPPLCLRCKRVGHVRRQCKTPRCLQCQRFGHSSDACVSTYANKLRSGQGTEDQRHDHLMDVTEVVDATGEAAGGAEGALKEAEHLSMDTLGTQNNTANDASESINE